From one Leptolyngbya sp. BL0902 genomic stretch:
- a CDS encoding ParB/RepB/Spo0J family partition protein — MLPVSQLQPNPQQPRRFFSQAGIDQLAASFQKDGFRGALNVRQLADGSYQIVAGERRWRAAKQAGLKEVRCIVEEYSDEDALEFALVENLQREDLSKLEETEGILTLIESRLGVSRDQAISVIQVEGHPDRLTRCDVAPSDAILEIQSILEAFNISLQTFRTKNLRTLSLPDALKQAHLEGQLSYSCAVEISKLKDASKRSQLLNEVLEQKLSFRQVKERVQSLKADTPPKVESEHQPILDELDRTLKLAKQAKTILDKPQKRKRLEKLLSQLNALLEPGD; from the coding sequence TTGCTACCTGTCAGCCAACTCCAACCGAACCCGCAGCAGCCACGGCGTTTTTTCTCCCAGGCAGGCATTGACCAACTGGCGGCATCCTTCCAAAAGGATGGCTTTCGAGGTGCGCTGAATGTGCGCCAACTCGCAGACGGTTCCTATCAGATTGTGGCTGGGGAACGACGCTGGCGAGCGGCGAAGCAGGCTGGGTTGAAAGAGGTGCGCTGTATTGTTGAGGAATACAGCGATGAAGATGCCTTAGAGTTTGCCCTAGTTGAAAACTTACAACGAGAAGACCTGAGTAAACTAGAAGAGACTGAAGGCATTCTCACGCTGATTGAGTCAAGGCTCGGTGTCTCTCGTGACCAAGCCATTTCGGTGATTCAAGTCGAAGGTCATCCTGATCGACTGACTCGGTGCGACGTAGCACCGAGCGACGCCATTCTAGAAATCCAGTCCATCCTGGAGGCATTCAATATTAGTCTCCAGACGTTCCGAACCAAGAATCTAAGGACACTCTCACTGCCCGACGCACTCAAGCAAGCCCATCTAGAGGGGCAACTGTCCTACTCCTGTGCGGTTGAAATTAGTAAGCTCAAGGATGCATCGAAGCGTTCCCAGTTACTGAACGAAGTGCTAGAACAAAAGCTATCGTTTCGCCAAGTAAAAGAACGGGTTCAATCCCTCAAGGCTGACACCCCACCAAAGGTAGAATCAGAGCATCAGCCTATTCTGGATGAACTGGATCGAACCCTAAAACTGGCCAAGCAGGCTAAGACTATCCTAGATAAACCCCAGAAGCGCAAGCGGCTAGAGAAGCTGTTGAGTCAACTTAATGCCCTATTAGAGCCGGGAGATTAG
- a CDS encoding ParA family protein, whose protein sequence is MGKVIALFNMSGGVGKSTLTMNLAHHLQAAGKRVLMVDMDPQASLTTFLGLNPFEMESTIYHGLVKQQSTVVMNDVFGCSLIPANIYLSHAELELAAVLRREYRLEQVLSSVSSQYDLILIDCPPSLGLLSINCLVAAHYLVIPIQTEYKSVEATINLLQTTYEIAQQINQELQVIGAVPTMYDERTSQSRRALKTITDVFEQLKGTSTSFKDTVVFPPVPRRTDFANATSEHLPLAAYAPKHPAVETLATIANTLSDIATA, encoded by the coding sequence GTGGGCAAAGTCATTGCACTTTTCAATATGTCTGGGGGCGTTGGTAAATCTACGCTGACGATGAATCTAGCGCACCACTTACAGGCAGCAGGTAAGCGAGTCTTGATGGTAGATATGGATCCCCAGGCGTCTTTAACTACGTTCTTGGGTCTCAATCCCTTTGAGATGGAATCGACAATCTACCATGGCCTAGTCAAGCAGCAATCGACAGTCGTAATGAACGATGTATTTGGATGCAGCCTAATCCCAGCCAATATCTATCTGTCTCATGCTGAGCTAGAACTCGCAGCTGTGCTTCGACGTGAGTATCGACTAGAGCAAGTTCTCTCTAGCGTCTCAAGCCAATACGACTTAATCCTGATTGACTGCCCCCCATCATTAGGGCTCCTGTCTATCAACTGTCTCGTGGCTGCTCACTACTTAGTGATTCCCATTCAGACAGAGTATAAGTCGGTTGAGGCTACCATCAACTTGCTACAGACAACCTACGAAATTGCTCAGCAAATTAACCAAGAATTACAGGTTATCGGGGCCGTCCCCACGATGTATGACGAACGCACATCCCAATCCCGTCGAGCCTTGAAAACGATTACAGATGTATTTGAGCAACTGAAGGGAACCTCAACGAGCTTCAAGGACACAGTAGTCTTCCCCCCCGTTCCTCGCAGGACAGACTTTGCGAATGCGACGAGCGAACATCTCCCCTTAGCGGCCTACGCACCCAAACATCCAGCCGTTGAGACCTTAGCGACCATCGCGAATACCTTAAGCGATATCGCAACAGCCTAA
- a CDS encoding plasmid replication protein, CyRepA1 family has translation MKAIHLHEWRQSCVKPELITANVSSLAGEAVLECLVGDKLAGFGGWSQQYVTGAVSHVLRRYEQSVNGGWWVSGLDPLNDWAPLDWGQFKADTPDLDHKGKAKKYSSPEGQKPRALFLKVSWRVGLKIATRHGYGQAYRQRMRTALGDTRSLLSAVKAMDEGFWAWWCAMPEAPILITEGAKKAGCALSAGYAAIALVGVNAGYRVKDALGHPCPPELVEDVKVIATPGRPVYLAFDQDTKATAKRRVTGALFRFGGLLAAAGYVVQMVEWSAAQGKGLDDLVANVGTAALHQAIDRALTLDEWRLKVALDSALGTLLPSMQVNTRDLDTLDAASLPQTGIIALRSAKGTGKTNLIADLVADGDTTLALGHRIVLMRNLCRRLGVNYRGDLDRLKGEFINGDGYTLRIGGCVDGTLLAIDLEKFRGCDLILDEFVQLMRHLLTSSTCNKEGARPVLLARFTQLVQAAKRVIVADADLDKPCLDYLAHLRGEGTPLWLLVNEAKVDPWPVTFIEAPDASAITARLLEAVQAGQRVFIATDSKAGSKRLDRLITDLEAARLTVLLLNSDTSSGELEKAVIMDPNTTITDYPVVIATPSMGTGVSIEVEHFDQVYGLFWGASSTDADMSQALARVRQPVPRVVWCAKGGRNFSKVGRETNPLRLKKLLQDKATATAQMTAASLGALTSHLTDYDWLNPHVHLWATLEAQRNRSMLSLRSALKVRLIHEGHHLTIERLDTHQEAKRQMAEARLQIKASEARATAAAANLTASQAQALETAEHLDTEERLALDKWHLAEFYAIPLDQVTAELVLLDNHGRYRGQLLELEAFLYPETASAAVVRSVERQAQHHLGLCPWDISTAELRRQVRVRLGLEEWIHNPNEWLSDDEFLAQFAAQALALAPQVKAALNVALKPEMRPQQILGQLLDQMGLPTTSRQTRQGHPKRIRIYQIDPDAKAQALAILARRAERRNASNHQASTSDTPPMVNDHTLRGCDTLNLPKTDDSWVGQHVRWGASLGVWLVLTTEGESATIQLQNPIVQTVRTVPLADLMALELAG, from the coding sequence ATGAAAGCTATCCATCTCCACGAATGGCGACAATCCTGCGTCAAGCCCGAACTGATTACCGCCAACGTCAGCAGCCTTGCAGGTGAGGCCGTACTCGAATGCCTGGTGGGCGATAAGCTTGCAGGCTTTGGGGGCTGGTCTCAGCAGTACGTGACCGGAGCGGTGAGCCATGTTCTGCGTCGCTACGAGCAATCGGTGAATGGCGGATGGTGGGTCTCAGGACTTGACCCCCTCAACGACTGGGCACCGCTGGACTGGGGCCAGTTCAAGGCTGATACTCCCGACCTCGACCACAAAGGCAAGGCTAAGAAGTACAGTTCCCCGGAAGGTCAAAAGCCACGGGCGTTGTTTCTGAAGGTGTCCTGGCGCGTGGGCTTGAAGATTGCAACGCGCCATGGCTATGGTCAAGCCTACCGTCAACGGATGCGGACAGCCCTCGGAGACACCAGGAGCTTACTGAGTGCCGTCAAAGCCATGGACGAGGGCTTCTGGGCCTGGTGGTGCGCCATGCCAGAGGCTCCGATTCTAATTACCGAAGGGGCTAAAAAGGCAGGCTGCGCCCTCAGTGCGGGCTATGCGGCCATCGCTCTAGTGGGGGTGAATGCGGGCTATCGGGTCAAAGATGCCCTAGGCCATCCCTGTCCCCCGGAACTGGTCGAGGATGTGAAGGTCATCGCTACCCCAGGCCGCCCGGTTTACCTCGCCTTTGACCAAGACACCAAAGCGACGGCAAAGCGACGGGTGACGGGCGCACTCTTTCGATTTGGCGGGCTGTTGGCCGCCGCAGGCTATGTGGTACAGATGGTGGAATGGTCAGCCGCACAAGGCAAGGGGCTCGATGACCTGGTGGCCAACGTAGGCACAGCAGCGCTGCACCAGGCCATTGACCGAGCGCTGACTTTGGACGAATGGCGGCTGAAGGTGGCCCTTGATAGCGCCCTGGGCACCCTGCTTCCCTCCATGCAGGTCAACACCCGTGACCTCGATACCCTCGATGCCGCATCCCTTCCCCAAACAGGCATCATTGCCCTGCGTTCGGCGAAGGGCACGGGCAAAACCAACCTCATCGCCGATTTAGTAGCCGACGGAGACACCACCCTCGCCCTCGGACACCGCATCGTGCTGATGCGGAATCTCTGTCGTCGCCTAGGCGTCAACTACCGGGGTGACCTCGACCGACTTAAAGGCGAGTTCATTAACGGCGACGGCTACACCCTGCGCATTGGGGGATGCGTGGACGGTACGCTGCTGGCCATTGACCTGGAGAAGTTTCGCGGCTGTGACCTGATCCTCGATGAGTTTGTGCAGTTGATGCGGCACCTACTCACCAGTTCCACCTGCAATAAAGAGGGCGCACGACCCGTCCTACTGGCACGATTCACCCAACTGGTGCAGGCCGCTAAGCGCGTCATTGTGGCCGATGCGGATCTGGATAAACCCTGTCTCGACTACCTGGCCCACCTGCGAGGCGAGGGCACTCCTCTCTGGCTGCTGGTCAACGAAGCCAAGGTTGACCCCTGGCCCGTCACCTTCATCGAAGCCCCGGACGCCAGTGCCATCACCGCTCGACTGCTGGAAGCGGTTCAGGCCGGACAACGGGTCTTCATCGCCACGGATTCTAAGGCCGGAAGCAAGCGCCTCGACCGTTTAATCACCGACCTCGAAGCGGCTCGGTTGACGGTGCTACTGCTCAACAGCGACACCAGCAGCGGTGAGCTTGAAAAAGCCGTCATTATGGATCCCAACACCACCATCACCGACTATCCCGTGGTCATTGCTACGCCCAGTATGGGCACGGGCGTGTCGATTGAGGTGGAGCATTTCGACCAGGTCTACGGCCTGTTTTGGGGAGCCAGCAGCACCGATGCCGATATGAGCCAAGCCCTAGCCAGGGTGCGACAGCCCGTCCCACGTGTGGTGTGGTGTGCCAAGGGTGGTCGTAACTTTTCTAAGGTCGGTCGTGAAACCAATCCGCTACGCTTGAAAAAGCTCCTCCAGGACAAGGCTACCGCCACCGCCCAGATGACCGCCGCCAGCCTCGGAGCCCTCACCAGTCACCTCACCGACTACGACTGGCTCAATCCCCACGTCCACCTCTGGGCCACCCTCGAAGCCCAGCGCAACCGCTCCATGCTATCGCTGCGTTCTGCCCTCAAGGTACGGCTGATCCACGAAGGACACCATCTCACCATTGAACGACTCGACACGCACCAGGAGGCCAAACGTCAGATGGCTGAAGCTCGACTCCAAATCAAGGCTTCTGAAGCCAGAGCCACCGCCGCTGCGGCGAACCTCACCGCCAGCCAAGCCCAGGCGCTCGAAACCGCCGAACACCTCGATACCGAGGAACGGCTGGCCCTAGACAAATGGCACCTCGCCGAGTTCTATGCCATTCCCCTCGACCAAGTGACGGCTGAGCTGGTGTTGCTCGATAATCACGGACGCTATCGGGGCCAGTTACTCGAACTTGAAGCCTTCTTGTATCCCGAAACCGCCAGCGCTGCCGTCGTGCGTTCGGTAGAGCGACAGGCCCAGCACCATCTGGGCTTGTGTCCCTGGGACATTTCTACTGCTGAACTCAGGCGTCAGGTTAGGGTGCGCCTTGGCCTAGAGGAATGGATCCATAACCCAAACGAATGGCTGAGCGATGATGAGTTCCTGGCTCAGTTTGCCGCTCAAGCCCTGGCCCTAGCGCCCCAGGTCAAAGCCGCTCTCAACGTGGCGCTCAAGCCAGAGATGCGGCCCCAGCAAATCCTCGGCCAACTCCTTGACCAGATGGGCTTGCCCACCACGTCCCGACAGACCCGACAGGGCCACCCAAAACGCATCCGCATCTACCAGATTGACCCCGACGCTAAGGCTCAAGCCCTGGCCATCCTTGCCCGTCGGGCCGAACGGCGGAATGCCAGCAATCATCAAGCCTCAACCTCTGACACACCCCCGATGGTTAATGACCATACATTGAGGGGCTGTGACACCTTGAACCTCCCTAAAACCGATGATTCGTGGGTCGGGCAGCACGTTCGGTGGGGGGCGTCCCTAGGAGTTTGGTTGGTGCTGACCACCGAAGGCGAGTCAGCGACGATTCAACTCCAGAATCCCATCGTACAAACAGTGCGAACCGTGCCTCTCGCTGACCTGATGGCCCTAGAACTGGCGGGATAA
- a CDS encoding IS5 family transposase encodes MSKAYTSNLTRDQFELIAPLLPPAKLGGRPRTVCLWAVLNAIFYLVKQGCSWRDLPSDFPAWQTVYTYYRRWVNDGTWDVIHDRLRAWIRVSEGRPESPSEVILDSQSVATAPMVHRAVGFDAAKKTKGRKRHCVVDTLGLVMAVVITAASVGERDGGKLALHKLHQMGAAMARIYLVWVDGGYSGFKFLQWTMDTLGWIVEVVLRPKEAKGFVLVKKRWIVERTFGWLRWSRRLVQDYEQLPENAEAMLKIAMIRIMVRRLA; translated from the coding sequence ATGAGTAAAGCCTACACCAGCAACTTGACCCGCGACCAGTTTGAGTTGATTGCTCCCCTATTGCCCCCGGCTAAGCTCGGAGGTCGGCCCCGAACGGTGTGCTTATGGGCGGTGCTGAACGCCATCTTCTACCTTGTCAAGCAAGGGTGCAGTTGGCGAGATCTACCGAGCGACTTTCCGGCGTGGCAAACCGTCTACACGTACTATCGGAGGTGGGTGAACGACGGCACCTGGGATGTAATTCACGACCGATTACGGGCCTGGATACGGGTGTCGGAAGGACGACCGGAAAGCCCATCAGAGGTGATTTTGGACAGTCAAAGCGTCGCCACTGCGCCCATGGTGCATCGAGCCGTGGGCTTTGATGCGGCCAAAAAGACGAAGGGACGGAAGCGGCATTGCGTAGTCGATACCTTGGGCTTGGTGATGGCGGTGGTGATTACAGCAGCGAGTGTCGGCGAACGAGACGGTGGGAAACTAGCATTGCACAAACTTCATCAGATGGGAGCGGCCATGGCCCGCATTTATTTGGTGTGGGTGGATGGGGGCTACAGCGGGTTTAAGTTTCTCCAGTGGACGATGGACACCTTGGGCTGGATTGTCGAGGTCGTGTTACGGCCCAAGGAGGCTAAGGGGTTTGTTCTCGTCAAAAAACGTTGGATTGTGGAGCGCACCTTTGGCTGGTTGCGCTGGTCACGACGACTGGTGCAGGACTACGAGCAACTTCCCGAAAATGCCGAGGCCATGCTCAAAATCGCCATGATCCGGATCATGGTGCGGCGTCTAGCGTAA